A window of Bacteroidota bacterium genomic DNA:
CCACATAATTTCAGCCATCTTCTTGTCCCCGGTGCGCGTATAGCAATCTGCCAACCTTTGCGTTACGCCATAATCACTTTTCTTCTCCAAGACCTTCGAATAGGAGATAATGGCATCTTGGTAGTAGAGATTGGTGTAGTGAATGTCACCTTGCATCCGGCGGAGCATGGTACAACCGCTGAGGATTGCAACCAACGATATTGTTAAAAATAGTTTTGATTTCATTGTTTTGTCCTCCGGATTAGAAATAACGTGGTGATTTCATCTTCAGCACTTTGTAGCCAAAGTCGTACCCGAGCATAATCTCGTGGGACCCATTGGAATAGCGACTAATGTCGGTGAGTGTGTAGTCATAGGAATACCCCACCCGCAGACGTTTCGTGGCCTGGAATTCCAGCATGCCCACAAAGGAGTCGCCAGTGCGCCAGGATGCCCCGATCCAGAACATGTTGTTCAGCAACACGTTCATATTCAGGTCTGCCTGAATCGGTGCGCCATGTACATACCGCACCAGAACACTGGGTTTTAATGCCACGGAGGGGCTCAATTCGATGACATACCCGACATTGAGGTAATAATGCCTGCGCACATGCGGCAGGGTCGCAATGTTCTCCCCGATATGAAACATCTCCCTCGGATCATAGCTCAACAACTGCGGGACGGAAAGCCCAGCATAGAACTTGTTGGTATAAAAATAGGCCCCGACGCCGGCATTGGGAACGAGATTGCGGATGACTCCTTGGTTGAATACCTGATCGTCGGTATCCCAATAAATCAGTTCGTTCAATTTTGCCTTGTAATTCGAGACACCACCTTTGAGACCGAATGCGAGTTTTGCGTTTTCACCTAACGGGATATGGTAGGCATAATGACCGCTGATTTCAGTGCGGTTGGTCACCCCGATATGATCGTTGGAAACCGTAAGCCCTACGCCAGAAACCTTGTCACGCAACAAGCTGTGAAAGGTGAAAATCTGTGTAGAGGGGGCACCTTTCCAGCCGGTCCACTGACTGCGGTGCAGCAAGGTGGTGCTGAAATATTCCTTGCTGCCGGCATACGCCGGATTCAGCAGCAGGCCGTTGAACATGTACTGGCTCACAAGGGCGTCTTGCTGCGCAAACGCGCTGGCAAAGAGGGCAAATTGGAGCGTGAAAATGATGAATATGCGTTTCATAATAGTATTCTCCTTGTGAATGATTAGCGCCTCAAGTCTACGTATCCGTGCAATTCGATTTCGCCATCGTTGACCCTGAGGATCACGAAGTAGGTACCGTCGGGAACCCGGTCACC
This region includes:
- a CDS encoding type IX secretion system membrane protein PorP/SprF encodes the protein MKRIFIIFTLQFALFASAFAQQDALVSQYMFNGLLLNPAYAGSKEYFSTTLLHRSQWTGWKGAPSTQIFTFHSLLRDKVSGVGLTVSNDHIGVTNRTEISGHYAYHIPLGENAKLAFGLKGGVSNYKAKLNELIYWDTDDQVFNQGVIRNLVPNAGVGAYFYTNKFYAGLSVPQLLSYDPREMFHIGENIATLPHVRRHYYLNVGYVIELSPSVALKPSVLVRYVHGAPIQADLNMNVLLNNMFWIGASWRTGDSFVGMLEFQATKRLRVGYSYDYTLTDISRYSNGSHEIMLGYDFGYKVLKMKSPRYF